Proteins encoded in a region of the Vicia villosa cultivar HV-30 ecotype Madison, WI linkage group LG5, Vvil1.0, whole genome shotgun sequence genome:
- the LOC131603494 gene encoding REF/SRPP-like protein At1g67360, producing MATTTITNKTEIEKKIDDNDNHQEQELKHLGFVRIVVIHAFVCMSSLYDYAKQNSGSLRSAVGTVEGTVTTVLGPVYHKFKPLPQDLLLFLDNKVDEATNKFDERAPPFAKQVANQAKDLIQEVTHKAEKVVNEAQSGGAKAAANYVVTESKQVVLTSSVKLWSGLNHYALFHAVAELAIPTAAHWSEKYNHVVKNISGKGYAVSGYLPLIPVDEIAKAFKQGEGNVSVDQKKTLVEDVSD from the exons ATGGCCACCACCACCATTACCAACAAG ACAGAGATAGAGAAAAAGATAGATGATAATGATAATCATCAAGAACAAGAACTAAAGCATCTTGGGTTTGTGAGAATTGTTGTTATTCATGCTTTTGTTTGCATGTCCAGTCTTTATGATTATGCGAAACAGAATTCGGGATCTTTGAGATCTGCTGTTGGAACCGTTGAAGGTACTGTTACTACAGTTCTTGGTCCTGTTTATCACAAATTCAAGCCTCTccctcaagatcttctccttTTTCTCGACAATaag GTGGATGAAGCGACCAACAAATTCGATGAGCGTGCTCCGCCTTTTGCGAAGCAAGTAGCGAACCAAGCAAAGGATTTGATTCAAGAAGTAACACACAAAGCTGAGAAAGTAGTGAATGAAGCACAATCTGGTGGGGCAAAAGCCGCCGCAAATTATGTGGTTACAGAATCAAAGCAAGTAGTGCTAACAAGTTCAGTAAAATTATGGTCAGGTCTCAACCATTATGCACTGTTTCATGCAGTAGCAGAGTTGGCAATTCCAACAGCTGCACATTGGTCAGAAAAGTACAACCATGTTGTTAAGAACATTAGTGGAAAGGGCTATGCTGTGTCTGGATATTTGCCTTTGATCCCTGTTGATGAAATAGCTAAGGCATTTAAACAAGGAGAAGGTAATGTGAGTGTTGATCAAAAAAAAACTTTGGTGGAAGATGTTTCTGATTGA
- the LOC131603493 gene encoding F-box protein At1g67340-like, whose product MRTRRGSCYLESEIVTKMCSLGKRKKDMHISKKTIFCGKRPKKCLEKTSSEYDFFEALPDDIVISIFCRLSSTATSPSDFVTVLSTCKRFKRLALHSLVLSKASPRTFAIRAKNWCESAQQFLKQCAEAGNVEACYTLGMIRFYCLQNRGSGASLMAKAAINSHARALYSLAVIQFNGSGGTKSDKDLRAGVALCARAAFLGHIDALRELGHCLQDGYGVKQNISEGRRFLIQANAHELSGVLSTDAAARQLVNANLQSQLKYVAASGCPLLSDFGCNVPAPEPHLSSRFMTEWFAVRGGLNGSGLRLCSHVSCGRPETRKHEFRRCSVCGAVNYCSRACQALDWKFRHKAECAPVERWLEEDGDDDKVDNDDEWSVLLRL is encoded by the exons ATGAGAACAAGAAGAGGGTCTTGTTATCTTGAATCTGAAATAGTGACAAAGATGTGTTCTTTGGGGAAGAGAAAGAAGGACATGCATATTTCcaagaaaactattttttgtgGAAAGAGACCAAAGAAGTGTTTGGAGAAAACTTCATCAGAATATGATTTTTTCGAGGCCTTGCCAGATGATATCGTTATTTCTATCTTCTGCAGGCTAAGTTCTACAGCCACTTCACCTTCCGATTTTGTAACCGTTTTATCAAC atgtaaaagattcaaaagattaGCACTTCATTCTCttgttttatcaaaagcttctcccAGAACTTTCGCCATTAGAGCCAAAAATTGGTGCGAATCTGCACAACAATTTCTTAAACAGTGTGCTGAGGCAGGGAATGTTGAAGCCTGTTATACTCTGGGCATG ATTCGGTTTTACTGTTTGCAAAACAGAGGGAGCGGTGCTTCGCTTATGGCGAAAGCTGCAATAAACTCTCACGCGCGTGCACTCTACTCGCTTGCAGTTATACAGTTCAACGGCAGCGGCGGTACCAAAAGTGATAAGGACCTCCGTGCCGGTGTTGCTCTCTGCGCCAGAGCCGCTTTTCTCGGCCATATCGACGCGCTTCGTGAGCTTGGACACTGTTTACAAGACGGTTACGGTGTGAAACAGAATATCTCCGAGGGGAGGCGCTTTCTCATTCAGGCTAACGCACATGAACTCTCCGGCGTTTTGTCCACAGATGCCGCCGCGCGTCAGTTGGTTAATGCTAATCTCCAATCTCAACTTAAATACGTCGCTGCGTCTGGATGTCCGTTATTGAGCGATTTTGGATGTAATGTTCCGGCGCCGGAGCCGCATCTGTCCAGTCGGTTTATGACGGAGTGGTTTGCCGTTCGCGGCGGATTGAATGGATCGGGTTTGAGGCTCTGTTCGCATGTGAGTTGTGGGAGGCCGGAGACGCGAAAGCACGAGTTTCGAAGGTGTTCGGTTTGTGGCGCGGTGAATTATTGCTCGCGTGCGTGTCAAGCGCTTGATTGGAAGTTCCGTCATAAGGCGGAGTGTGCCCCTGTGGAGCGGTGGCTTGAAGAGGATGGTGATGACGATAAAGTTGACAACGACGATGAG TGGTCAGTGCTTCTTCGGCTTTGA
- the LOC131607956 gene encoding F-box protein At1g67340-like, which translates to MRTRRGSFYLEPDTVTKMCSFGNRKKDMHISKETIFCGKRPKKCLEKTSSEYDFFEALPDDIVISIFCRLSSTATSPSDFVTVFSTCKRFKRLALHSLVLSKASPRTFSIRAKNWGESAQQFLKQCAEAGNVEACYTLGMIRFYCLQNRGSGASLMAKAAMNSHARALYSLAVIQFNGSGGTKSDKDLRAGVALCARAAFLGHIDALRELGHCLQDGYGVKQNISEGRRFLIQANARELAGVLSTDAAARQLINANLQSQLRYVAASGCPLLSDFGCNVPAPEPHPSSRFMTEWFAARGGSNGSGLRLCSHASCGRPETRKHEFRRCSVCGAVNYCSRACQALDWKFRHKAECAPVERWLDDDGEDDGEREVMVMEDS; encoded by the exons ATGAGAACAAGAAGAGGGTCTTTTTATCTTGAACCTGATACAGTGACAAAGATGTGTTCCTTTGGGAATAGAAAGAAAGACATGCATATTTCCAAGGAAACCATTTTTTGTGGAAAGAGACCAAAGAAATGTTTGGAGAAAACTTCATCGGAATACGATTTTTTCGAGGCCTTGCCAGATGATATCGTTATTTCTATCTTCTGCAGGCTTAGTTCTACAGCCACTTCACCTTCCGATTTTGTAACCGTTTTTTCAAC ATGTAAAAGATTTAAAAGATTAGCACTTCATTCTCTTGTGttatcaaaagcttctccaaGAACTTTCTCCATTAGAGCCAAAAACTGGGGCGAATCTGCACAACAATTTCTTAAACAGTGTGCGGAGGCAGGGAATGTTGAAGCCTGTTATACTCTGGGCATG attCGATTTTACTGTTTGCAAAATAGAGGGAGCGGTGCTTCGCTTATGGCGAAAGCTGCGATGAACTCTCACGCGCGTGCTCTCTACTCGCTTGCGGTTATACAGTTCAACGGCAGCGGCGGTACCAAAAGTGATAAGGACCTCCGTGCCGGCGTTGCTCTCTGCGCCAGAGCCGCTTTCCTCGGCCATATCGACGCGCTTCGTGAGCTTGGACACTGTTTACAAGACGGTTACGGTGTCAAACAGAATATCTCCGAGGGGAGGCGCTTTCTTATTCAGGCTAACGCACGTGAACTCGCCGGCGTTTTGTCCACCGACGCCGCCGCGCGTCAGTTAATTAACGCTAATCTTCAATCTCAACTCCGATACGTTGCAGCGTCTGGATGTCCGTTGTTGAGCGATTTTGGATGTAATGTTCCGGCGCCGGAGCCGCATCCGTCGAGTCGGTTTATGACGGAGTGGTTTGCCGCTCGCGGCGGATCCAATGGTTCGGGTTTGAGGCTCTGTTCGCACGCGAGTTGTGGGAGGCCAGAAACTCGGAAGCACGAGTTTCGAAGGTGTTCGGTTTGTGGCGCGGTGAATTATTGCTCGCGAGCATGTCAAGCGCTTGATTGGAAGTTCCGTCATAAGGCGGAGTGTGCTCCGGTGGAGCGGTGGCTTGATGATGACGGCGAAGATGACGGCGAACGTGAGGTAATGGTTATGGAGGATAGTTAG